From a single Buchnera aphidicola (Aphis craccivora) genomic region:
- the aroB gene encoding 3-dehydroquinate synthase, protein MEQLKVILGERSYPINIGSGIIEKDNIFAPLKSGNQAMLVTNKTLANLLKDKVFFQLRKSGIKVDQVIISDGEQFKTLNEVEMVISALLEKKHSRDTTLIALGGGVIGDLAGFSASIYQRGVRFIQIPTTLLSQVDASVGGKTGVNHLLGKNMVGSFWQPSSVIVDIDFLKTLPHNELISGISEIIKYAIVFDENFFNWLENNIEKILLLDHESMCFCIKKCCELKSKIISLDEREKNFRALLNFGHTYGHAIEAHAGYGSWLHGEAISVGMVMASRTSELLGYLKKVDYNRILSLLKKVGLPIKGPKNMSAVAYLPYMMRDKKVISGEMRLVLPISIGKAKVFTGIDKNIILTAIKDSQ, encoded by the coding sequence ATGGAACAGTTAAAAGTTATTTTAGGTGAACGTAGTTATCCAATTAATATTGGATCGGGTATTATTGAAAAAGATAATATTTTTGCCCCTTTAAAATCTGGAAATCAAGCTATGTTAGTAACAAATAAAACATTAGCTAATCTTTTAAAAGATAAAGTATTTTTTCAATTAAGAAAATCAGGGATAAAAGTAGATCAAGTAATTATTTCAGATGGTGAACAATTTAAAACGTTAAATGAAGTAGAAATGGTCATTTCTGCTTTACTCGAAAAAAAACATTCTCGTGATACTACGTTAATCGCTTTAGGTGGAGGAGTAATAGGTGATTTAGCTGGATTTTCAGCATCTATTTATCAAAGAGGAGTTCGTTTTATTCAAATTCCAACTACTCTTTTATCTCAAGTCGATGCTTCTGTAGGAGGTAAGACAGGAGTAAATCATTTGTTAGGAAAAAATATGGTTGGTTCTTTTTGGCAACCATCTTCGGTTATTGTGGATATTGATTTTTTAAAAACATTACCTCATAACGAATTAATTTCAGGAATATCTGAAATTATTAAGTATGCCATTGTTTTTGATGAAAATTTTTTTAATTGGTTAGAAAATAATATTGAAAAAATATTATTGTTAGATCATGAATCTATGTGTTTTTGCATTAAAAAATGCTGTGAATTAAAATCAAAAATTATTTCTCTTGATGAACGAGAAAAAAATTTTAGAGCGTTATTAAACTTTGGTCATACATATGGTCATGCTATCGAAGCGCATGCTGGATATGGTAGTTGGTTGCATGGTGAAGCGATATCAGTGGGTATGGTTATGGCTTCTCGTACATCAGAGTTACTTGGGTATTTAAAAAAAGTAGATTATAACAGAATACTTTCTTTATTAAAAAAAGTTGGATTACCTATAAAAGGACCTAAAAATATGTCTGCGGTTGCATATTTACCGTATATGATGCGTGATAAAAAAGTAATTTCGGGAGAAATGAGATTAGTACTTCCTATTTCTATAGGAAAAGCCAAAGTTTTTACCGGAATAGATAAAAATATTATTTTAACTGCAATTAAAGATTCTCAATAA
- the aroK gene encoding shikimate kinase AroK, with the protein MAEKRNIFLIGPMGAGKSTIGRQLSQQLNMEFFDSDQEIEKRTGATISWVFDVEGENGFRQREVKVINEITQKQGIILATGGGSVQFKENRNILSARGIVIYLETTIEKQLSRTKRDKKRPLLQTGVSNKVILENLALVRNPLYEEIADFKIHTDTQSAKSVAYNIIRLLEKI; encoded by the coding sequence ATGGCAGAAAAACGAAATATCTTTTTAATTGGACCTATGGGTGCTGGTAAAAGTACCATTGGTCGTCAATTGTCTCAACAACTTAATATGGAATTTTTTGATTCAGATCAGGAAATTGAAAAGCGCACTGGAGCTACGATAAGTTGGGTATTTGATGTTGAAGGTGAAAATGGTTTTCGACAAAGAGAAGTCAAAGTTATTAATGAGATCACACAAAAACAAGGAATCATTCTTGCTACCGGTGGAGGATCAGTACAATTTAAAGAGAATAGAAATATATTATCAGCTCGAGGTATTGTTATATATTTAGAAACAACAATTGAAAAACAGTTATCACGTACAAAAAGAGATAAAAAACGACCATTATTACAAACAGGTGTATCAAATAAAGTTATATTAGAAAATTTAGCTCTTGTGAGAAACCCATTATACGAGGAAATAGCTGATTTTAAAATTCACACTGATACTCAAAGTGCTAAATCTGTTGCATATAATATAATTCGTTTATTAGAAAAAATATAG
- the deoD gene encoding purine-nucleoside phosphorylase: MSTFHINSKKNDFSDVILMPGDPVRAKYIAENYLNDFKQINKTRLMLAYTGYYKNKKVSVMSHGIGIPSAALYVRELITEYNVKKIIRIGTCGAVRDDINLRDIVIGLGASTDSKFNRIRFHNHDYAAIADFNIIYNVFLAAKKMHFKVFIGNFFTTDSFYTNQDMLGILKKYNIVGIDMETAGIYSVASEFKAQALSICTVSDHILKKESVSSKDRESSFNDMIILSLEAALLI, translated from the coding sequence GTGTCTACTTTCCATATCAATAGTAAAAAAAATGATTTTTCAGATGTCATTTTAATGCCTGGTGATCCTGTAAGGGCAAAATATATTGCTGAAAATTATTTAAATGATTTTAAGCAAATTAATAAAACACGATTAATGCTGGCTTATACAGGATATTATAAAAACAAAAAAGTTTCAGTGATGAGTCATGGTATAGGTATACCCTCTGCAGCTCTTTATGTTAGAGAATTAATAACAGAATATAATGTAAAAAAAATTATTCGAATAGGAACTTGTGGTGCTGTGCGTGATGATATAAACTTACGTGATATTGTTATTGGGTTAGGTGCTTCGACAGATTCGAAATTTAATAGAATACGATTTCATAATCATGATTATGCTGCTATTGCGGATTTTAATATAATTTATAATGTTTTTTTAGCTGCAAAAAAAATGCATTTTAAAGTTTTTATTGGTAATTTTTTTACTACTGATTCTTTTTATACTAATCAAGATATGTTAGGTATTTTAAAAAAGTATAATATTGTTGGTATAGATATGGAGACAGCAGGAATATATTCTGTTGCATCTGAATTTAAAGCACAAGCTTTATCTATTTGTACAGTTTCTGATCATATTTTAAAGAAAGAGTCTGTTTCATCCAAAGATAGAGAATCTAGTTTTAATGATATGATTATTTTATCTTTAGAGGCTGCTTTATTAATCTAG
- a CDS encoding phosphopentomutase, producing the protein MKRVFLMILDSFGIGSSIDSNKFNDYGADTFGHIVEKCFLGKANKGRKGFLKIPNLEKLGIMQAYKASTGKYPLGFHKKLNNTEIIASYGFASEISSGKDTTSGHWEIAGVPVLDDWYYFKEVNNTFPNVLINDIIKNFKLPGILGNCHASGTEIITKLGEKHLETGKPILYTSSDSVFQVACHEHTFGLSNLYKLCHVIRMLLNKNKYKIARVIARPFIGTNNLNFQRTGNRVDLSIKPPSITVMEKLINEKQGEVIAIGKVSDIYAGVGITKSIKSSGLEELCNTTINEMKLAKNNTIVFTNFVDFDSVWGHRRDVSGYAKGLEFFDNQLLNMINLVKEKDLLIITADHGCDPTWVGTDHTRENIPILIYSPAKKINFLGHRKTFSDIGQTIAKYFSLSKMQYGQHMF; encoded by the coding sequence ATGAAACGTGTTTTTTTAATGATTTTAGATTCTTTTGGAATTGGATCAAGTATTGATTCTAATAAATTTAATGATTATGGTGCTGATACATTTGGGCATATAGTAGAAAAATGCTTTTTGGGAAAAGCGAATAAAGGAAGAAAAGGTTTTTTAAAGATCCCTAATTTAGAAAAGTTAGGTATTATGCAAGCATATAAAGCTTCAACAGGAAAATATCCTTTAGGTTTTCATAAAAAATTAAATAACACTGAAATTATTGCTAGTTATGGTTTTGCTAGTGAAATTTCTTCAGGAAAAGACACTACTTCTGGGCATTGGGAAATAGCTGGAGTTCCAGTATTAGACGATTGGTATTATTTTAAAGAAGTTAATAATACATTTCCCAATGTTTTAATAAATGACATTATAAAAAATTTTAAATTACCTGGTATTCTTGGTAACTGTCATGCATCTGGTACAGAAATAATTACTAAATTAGGCGAAAAACATTTAGAGACAGGAAAGCCAATTTTATATACTTCATCTGATTCTGTTTTTCAAGTAGCATGTCATGAGCATACATTTGGATTATCTAATCTTTATAAATTATGTCATGTCATTCGCATGTTACTTAATAAAAATAAATATAAAATAGCACGAGTTATTGCTCGTCCTTTTATTGGAACTAATAATTTAAATTTTCAAAGAACAGGAAATAGAGTAGATTTATCAATAAAACCGCCTTCTATTACTGTTATGGAAAAGTTAATTAATGAAAAACAAGGTGAAGTAATTGCAATAGGAAAAGTTTCAGATATTTATGCAGGTGTTGGTATTACTAAAAGCATAAAATCTTCTGGATTAGAAGAATTGTGTAATACAACTATAAATGAAATGAAATTAGCAAAGAACAATACTATTGTATTTACTAATTTTGTAGATTTTGATTCTGTTTGGGGACATCGTCGTGATGTTTCTGGATACGCTAAAGGTTTAGAATTTTTTGATAATCAGTTATTAAATATGATTAATTTAGTTAAAGAAAAAGACTTGCTTATTATTACTGCAGATCATGGATGTGATCCTACCTGGGTAGGTACAGATCACACTAGAGAGAATATTCCAATATTAATATATTCTCCTGCTAAAAAGATAAATTTTTTAGGTCATCGAAAAACTTTTTCTGATATAGGACAAACAATTGCTAAATATTTTTCATTATCAAAAATGCAATATGGTCAACATATGTTTTAA
- a CDS encoding peptide chain release factor 3, with protein MCNLNYESEIKKRRTFAIISHPDAGKTTVTEKMLLLGKILRTSGTVKARGSGKYAKSDWMKIEKDRGISITTSVIQFKYKNILINLLDTPGHQDFSEDTYRILTAVDCCLLIIDAAKGIEERTKKLMDVSRLHNTPIITFVNKLDRDSLEPIEILDQIEKELKLSCIPITWPISCGRNFKGVFHLDEKLIYFYNKFNEPNIFKVNYNCLNENLLKNYISSDLNFQVYEELKLISNVYLKFNKKDFLKSIITPIFFGSALSNFGIDHILESLIKWAPFPIYRNTNKRKIQPNEKYFTGFVFKIQANMDLKHRDRIAFIRIVSGKYTKGIKLRHVRTKKNIIISDAFYFIAGDRFSIEKAYPGDIIGIHNHGTIKIGDSFTEGEEINFIGIPSFAPEIFRRIFLKNPLQQKQLKKGLMQLSEEGAIQVFYPINNNHLILGAIGILQFDIVIQRLKIEYKIDAIYEKVNIQFARWITSNNKKSIDIFSNKNKSYLALDNFNNLTYLAPNKANLNIMISRYIDINFKKVREQ; from the coding sequence ATGTGTAATTTAAATTATGAATCAGAAATAAAAAAAAGACGAACTTTTGCGATTATTTCGCATCCTGATGCTGGAAAAACGACTGTTACAGAAAAAATGTTACTTTTAGGGAAAATACTTCGTACTTCTGGCACAGTAAAAGCAAGAGGAAGTGGGAAATATGCTAAATCAGATTGGATGAAAATTGAAAAAGACCGGGGAATTTCTATTACAACATCTGTTATTCAATTTAAATATAAAAATATTTTAATTAACTTATTAGATACTCCAGGTCACCAAGATTTTTCAGAAGATACATATCGAATTCTTACTGCTGTAGATTGCTGTTTATTAATTATTGATGCAGCAAAGGGAATAGAAGAAAGAACAAAAAAATTAATGGATGTAAGTCGTTTACATAATACTCCTATTATTACATTTGTGAATAAGCTAGATCGTGATAGTCTTGAGCCAATAGAAATTTTAGATCAGATTGAGAAAGAGTTAAAATTATCTTGTATACCTATTACATGGCCTATTAGTTGCGGTAGAAATTTTAAAGGTGTTTTTCATCTAGATGAAAAATTAATTTATTTTTATAATAAATTTAATGAACCTAATATTTTTAAAGTTAATTATAATTGTTTAAATGAAAATTTATTAAAAAACTATATTAGTTCAGATTTAAATTTTCAAGTTTATGAAGAATTAAAATTGATTAGTAATGTATATTTAAAATTTAATAAAAAAGATTTTTTAAAAAGTATTATTACACCTATTTTTTTTGGTAGTGCATTAAGTAATTTTGGTATTGATCATATATTAGAAAGTTTAATAAAATGGGCGCCTTTTCCTATTTATCGAAATACTAATAAAAGAAAAATACAACCTAATGAAAAATATTTTACAGGTTTTGTATTTAAAATTCAGGCTAATATGGATTTAAAACATCGTGATCGTATAGCCTTTATTAGAATTGTATCTGGAAAATATACAAAAGGTATTAAATTGAGACATGTAAGAACAAAGAAAAACATTATTATTTCTGATGCATTTTATTTTATAGCCGGAGATAGATTTTCTATAGAAAAAGCATATCCTGGAGATATAATTGGTATACATAATCATGGAACAATAAAAATTGGAGATTCTTTTACAGAAGGTGAAGAAATAAATTTTATTGGAATTCCTAGTTTTGCTCCAGAAATATTTCGACGAATTTTTTTAAAAAATCCATTACAACAAAAGCAATTAAAAAAAGGATTAATGCAATTATCAGAAGAAGGTGCAATACAAGTTTTTTATCCTATCAATAATAATCATTTAATTTTAGGAGCTATTGGTATATTGCAATTTGATATAGTAATTCAACGTTTAAAAATTGAATATAAAATAGATGCAATATACGAAAAAGTGAATATTCAATTTGCTCGATGGATTACATCAAATAATAAAAAGAGTATCGATATATTTTCAAATAAAAATAAATCTTATTTAGCATTAGATAATTTTAATAATTTAACGTATTTAGCACCTAATAAAGCAAACTTGAATATCATGATATCTCGATATATTGATATTAATTTTAAAAAAGTAAGAGAGCAGTAA
- the ansA gene encoding asparaginase has translation MKKKNIYIAYTGGTIGMQKSNNGYIPITGYFQKQLIKMPEFHSPEIPNFFIKEYNPLIDSSNMSPIEWQKIADDIKKNYYKYDGFVVLHGTDTMAYTASALSFILENLEKPIIITGSQIPIAEIRSDGTQNLLNALFMIANYPINEVTVFFNRKLYRGNRTTKSNADGFNAFSSPNIAPLLEVGINIRYLYKNKSLKKYKHLKVYKIKPQPISIITIYPGISSKILKNFLLHPVKALILCTYGIGNAPQNKDFLKELYIASKKNIIIINLTQCTSGNVNMNGYATGNSLKKVGVISGYDLTIEAALTKLHFLLSQDISIEKIRIQMQNNLRGELTHY, from the coding sequence ATGAAAAAAAAAAATATATATATTGCATATACAGGTGGAACTATTGGAATGCAAAAATCAAACAATGGATATATTCCTATAACTGGTTACTTTCAAAAACAATTAATTAAAATGCCAGAATTTCATAGTCCAGAAATTCCAAATTTTTTTATCAAAGAATATAACCCATTAATTGATTCTTCTAATATGAGCCCAATAGAATGGCAAAAAATCGCAGATGATATTAAAAAAAATTATTATAAATACGACGGATTTGTTGTTCTTCATGGAACAGATACTATGGCATATACAGCTTCAGCATTATCTTTTATTTTAGAGAATCTAGAAAAACCTATTATTATAACTGGTTCTCAAATTCCTATAGCAGAAATCCGGTCAGACGGAACACAGAATTTATTAAATGCATTATTCATGATAGCAAATTATCCTATTAATGAAGTAACTGTATTTTTTAATCGAAAACTGTATAGAGGTAATAGAACTACTAAATCTAATGCTGATGGTTTTAATGCATTTTCTTCTCCTAATATAGCTCCTTTATTAGAAGTAGGAATAAATATTCGTTATTTATATAAAAATAAGTCTTTAAAAAAATATAAACATTTAAAGGTGTATAAAATTAAACCTCAACCTATTAGCATTATTACTATATATCCAGGAATTTCTAGTAAAATTTTAAAAAATTTTTTATTGCATCCAGTAAAAGCTTTAATCTTATGTACATATGGAATCGGAAATGCACCTCAAAATAAAGATTTTTTAAAAGAATTATATATTGCTTCTAAAAAAAATATTATCATAATAAATCTAACACAATGCACATCTGGAAATGTTAATATGAATGGATATGCAACAGGTAATTCGCTTAAAAAAGTTGGAGTTATTAGTGGTTATGATTTGACAATTGAAGCAGCTTTAACTAAATTACATTTTTTATTAAGCCAGGATATTTCAATAGAAAAAATTCGTATACAAATGCAAAATAATTTACGGGGTGAATTAACACATTATTAA
- a CDS encoding NfuA family Fe-S biogenesis protein encodes MIKISNQAQNYFISLLSKEPKGTQIRVFIINPGMQNAECKVAYCSLDEIEESDIKLEYNNFYVYVNKSIIHFLKNSEIDLIVDKLNSQLTFKAPYAKKNISNQQLSLKEQIKNFLNIEINPQLLLHGGKINLINISENNTVFIEFSGGCNGCSMIGVTLKEMVERKILSSFPEIKKVIDQTQHLHGHHSFY; translated from the coding sequence ATGATCAAAATTTCCAATCAAGCTCAAAATTATTTTATTTCACTTTTGTCTAAAGAACCTAAAGGCACTCAAATCCGTGTTTTTATCATTAACCCAGGCATGCAAAATGCAGAATGTAAAGTAGCGTATTGTTCTTTAGATGAAATAGAAGAATCTGATATTAAATTAGAATATAATAATTTTTATGTTTATGTTAACAAATCTATTATTCATTTTTTAAAAAATTCTGAAATTGATTTAATAGTAGATAAGTTAAACTCACAGCTTACATTTAAAGCTCCTTATGCAAAAAAAAATATTTCAAACCAGCAACTTTCTTTAAAAGAACAAATAAAAAATTTTTTAAATATAGAAATTAATCCACAGTTATTATTACACGGTGGAAAAATAAATTTAATTAATATTTCTGAAAATAACACAGTATTCATAGAGTTTAGCGGAGGATGTAATGGATGTTCAATGATAGGAGTTACTTTAAAAGAAATGGTTGAAAGAAAAATATTATCTTCTTTCCCTGAAATAAAAAAAGTAATCGATCAAACTCAACATTTACATGGGCATCATTCTTTCTATTGA
- the bioH gene encoding pimeloyl-ACP methyl ester esterase BioH, with product MKKFTWQTKGTGDINIVILNGWGVSCEIWFFIVQKLSIYFKLHVIDFPGIGKNKALNFIDIQQIIEILNFYMPRNSIYLGWSLGGLIATNFALLYPKKILGLIHVASSPYFIKQKNWPGIEKKNVHYMYNNLVNNYYETINSFLSLQTLTQKKCFKDLKILKKILFQKNNIPNQKTLKKGLDILLSVDLRSKISMIKVPFLRIYGSLDSLVPKKVSNLVDSLCPNSNSIIIEKTGHVPFISHKEEFCSILLEYFFKKI from the coding sequence ATGAAAAAATTTACTTGGCAAACTAAAGGAACTGGAGATATTAATATTGTTATATTAAATGGATGGGGTGTTAGTTGTGAAATATGGTTTTTTATAGTTCAAAAACTTAGTATTTATTTTAAATTACATGTAATTGATTTCCCAGGAATAGGAAAAAATAAAGCACTCAATTTCATTGATATTCAACAAATAATTGAAATATTAAATTTTTATATGCCTAGAAATTCTATTTATTTAGGATGGTCACTTGGAGGGTTAATTGCAACTAATTTTGCTCTATTATACCCTAAAAAAATTTTAGGATTAATTCATGTAGCTTCTTCACCTTATTTTATAAAGCAAAAAAACTGGCCAGGAATAGAAAAAAAAAATGTACATTATATGTATAATAATTTAGTAAATAACTATTACGAAACAATCAACAGCTTTTTGTCTTTACAAACATTAACCCAAAAAAAATGTTTTAAAGATTTAAAAATATTAAAAAAAATATTATTCCAGAAAAATAACATACCTAATCAAAAAACGTTAAAAAAAGGATTAGATATACTATTGTCAGTAGATTTAAGATCTAAAATATCTATGATTAAAGTTCCATTTTTACGTATATATGGATCTTTAGATAGTTTAGTACCTAAAAAAGTTTCTAATTTAGTTGATTCGCTATGTCCTAATAGTAATTCTATCATTATAGAAAAAACAGGACATGTACCTTTTATTTCACATAAAGAAGAATTCTGTTCTATCTTGCTAGAGTATTTTTTTAAAAAAATTTAA
- a CDS encoding single-stranded DNA-binding protein: MASRGVNKVILIGHLGQDPEVRYMPNGNAVVNMTLATSENWKDKNTGETKEKTEWHRVVLFGKLAEIAGEYLRKGSQVYIEGSLQTRKWQDQNGLERYTTEVIVNIGGTMQMLGNRNSNSNHLSINENNSILKTKKTETIDTSKNIEKYKLKKEQMDSSEIDFDDEIPF, encoded by the coding sequence ATGGCAAGTCGAGGTGTCAATAAAGTAATTTTAATTGGTCATTTAGGTCAAGATCCAGAAGTACGATATATGCCAAATGGTAATGCAGTAGTAAATATGACGCTTGCAACTTCAGAAAATTGGAAAGATAAAAATACAGGTGAAACTAAAGAGAAAACAGAATGGCATAGAGTAGTTTTATTTGGAAAGTTAGCTGAAATAGCTGGAGAATATTTACGAAAAGGTTCTCAGGTATATATTGAAGGTTCGCTTCAAACAAGAAAGTGGCAAGACCAAAATGGTTTAGAACGATATACAACAGAAGTTATAGTAAATATTGGTGGTACAATGCAAATGCTTGGAAACCGAAATTCTAATTCTAATCATCTTTCTATTAATGAAAATAATAGTATTTTAAAAACAAAAAAAACAGAAACTATTGATACATCTAAGAATATAGAAAAATATAAATTAAAAAAGGAACAAATGGATTCTTCAGAAATAGATTTTGATGATGAAATTCCATTTTAA
- the dnaB gene encoding replicative DNA helicase: MVYAIYMGKNKLYLNQINKLKIPPHSIEAEQSVLGGLMLDNEQWDSVSEHVVADDFFSKPHRLIFQEMKLLLNSGHPIDLITLSESLEQKGQLESVGRFSYLAELSKNTPSTANITAYADIVRERAIVREMILVANKIANAGYDTQGRKSEELLDYAESSVFKIAEKRFKKDSGPKNIEQVLDETIGSIEKLFLSPNDGVTGINTGYQDLNKKTSGLQRSELIIIAARPSMGKTTFAMNLCENAAMLYDKPVLIFSLEMPGEQIMMRMLASLSRVNQARIRTGKLNDEDWSRMSGTINVLLKKKNIYIDDSSALTPSEVRSRARRIYRENNGLTLIMVDYLQLMRVPSLSDNRTLEIAEISRTLKALAKELQVPVIALSQLNRSLEQRADKRPVNSDLRESGSLEQDADLIMFIYRDEIYHENSDFKGIAEIIIGKQRNGPIGTISLTFNGHWSRFDNYCNPKYD, from the coding sequence ATGGTATATGCAATATATATGGGTAAAAATAAATTATATTTAAATCAAATTAATAAATTAAAAATTCCTCCACATTCAATAGAAGCAGAACAATCAGTATTAGGTGGTTTAATGTTAGACAATGAACAGTGGGATTCTGTTTCAGAACATGTAGTTGCTGATGATTTCTTTAGTAAACCGCATCGTTTAATATTCCAAGAAATGAAACTATTGTTAAATTCAGGGCATCCAATCGATTTAATTACATTATCTGAATCTTTAGAACAAAAAGGACAATTAGAAAGCGTTGGTAGATTTTCTTATTTAGCTGAGTTATCTAAAAATACTCCTAGTACAGCAAATATTACTGCTTATGCTGACATAGTAAGAGAACGTGCAATTGTAAGAGAAATGATACTAGTTGCTAATAAAATAGCAAATGCAGGATATGACACACAAGGACGAAAAAGTGAAGAACTCTTGGATTACGCAGAATCTAGTGTTTTTAAAATAGCAGAAAAACGTTTTAAAAAAGATTCAGGACCAAAAAATATTGAACAAGTACTTGATGAAACTATTGGTAGTATTGAAAAACTATTTTTATCTCCTAATGATGGAGTAACAGGAATTAATACAGGATATCAAGATTTAAATAAAAAAACATCAGGATTACAACGCTCTGAACTAATAATCATTGCAGCACGACCTTCTATGGGAAAAACAACTTTTGCAATGAATTTATGTGAAAACGCTGCTATGTTATATGATAAACCAGTTTTAATTTTTAGTTTAGAAATGCCTGGGGAACAAATTATGATGCGTATGTTAGCTTCGTTGTCTAGAGTTAATCAAGCGCGTATTAGAACTGGAAAACTAAATGATGAAGATTGGTCTAGAATGTCAGGAACAATTAATGTCTTACTTAAAAAAAAGAATATTTATATAGATGATTCTTCGGCTCTTACACCTAGCGAAGTTCGTTCTAGGGCGCGTCGTATTTATCGTGAAAATAATGGTTTAACTTTAATTATGGTAGATTATTTACAACTAATGCGAGTTCCATCTCTTTCAGATAATAGAACTCTTGAAATTGCTGAGATTTCAAGAACATTAAAAGCGCTTGCAAAAGAATTACAAGTTCCAGTAATCGCTTTATCACAATTAAATCGTTCTTTAGAACAACGAGCAGACAAAAGACCGGTAAATTCAGATTTACGAGAATCTGGTTCTTTAGAGCAAGACGCAGACTTAATTATGTTTATATATCGCGATGAAATATATCATGAAAACAGTGATTTTAAAGGTATAGCAGAAATTATCATTGGTAAACAAAGAAACGGACCCATTGGAACTATTAGTTTAACTTTTAATGGACACTGGTCTAGATTTGACAACTATTGCAACCCTAAATACGACTAA
- the gshB gene encoding glutathione synthase, translated as MNKKKTLKIGIVMDPIQLIKIEKDSSFAILLEAQKRNHQIHYIEMNDLYLKKNQAYARTRFIKIQKKIKNHFNFIQEQNISLNELDVILMRKDPPFNMEFIYATYILERAEKNGVLIINKPKSLRDCNEKIFASLFDKFTPDTLVTRNISQMYNFWKKYKDVIIKPLDNMGGTNVFRIKENDTNFLVISEIMTNYEKKYCMIQSYLPSVKYGDKRILIINGKVIPWCVARIPKKDETRANIAAGGKAQIKKLDEKDWEIANYLSPILKEKGLIFVGLDIIGDKLTEINVTSPTCICEIELNINISITGMLMDYIENQIY; from the coding sequence ATGAATAAAAAAAAGACCCTAAAAATTGGAATAGTAATGGATCCAATTCAATTAATTAAAATTGAAAAAGACTCTAGTTTTGCTATTTTGCTTGAAGCTCAAAAAAGAAATCATCAAATTCATTATATAGAAATGAATGATTTATATTTAAAAAAAAATCAAGCATATGCAAGAACACGTTTTATAAAAATACAAAAAAAAATAAAAAATCATTTTAATTTTATTCAAGAACAAAATATTTCATTAAATGAATTAGATGTTATATTAATGCGCAAAGATCCACCATTTAATATGGAATTTATATATGCAACTTATATTCTTGAACGTGCAGAAAAAAACGGTGTATTAATTATTAATAAACCAAAAAGTTTAAGAGATTGTAATGAAAAAATATTTGCATCATTATTTGATAAATTTACACCAGATACATTAGTTACTCGCAATATATCTCAAATGTATAATTTTTGGAAAAAATATAAAGATGTAATTATTAAACCTTTAGATAACATGGGAGGTACAAATGTTTTTCGTATTAAAGAAAATGATACAAATTTTTTAGTAATTTCAGAAATTATGACTAATTATGAAAAAAAATACTGTATGATTCAATCTTATTTACCATCGGTAAAATATGGAGATAAAAGAATACTAATCATTAATGGAAAAGTAATTCCTTGGTGTGTAGCAAGAATTCCGAAAAAAGATGAAACAAGAGCAAATATAGCAGCTGGGGGTAAAGCTCAAATAAAAAAACTTGATGAAAAAGATTGGGAAATAGCAAATTATTTATCCCCTATTTTAAAAGAAAAAGGACTAATTTTTGTTGGATTAGATATTATAGGTGATAAATTAACAGAAATAAATGTTACTAGTCCAACATGTATTTGTGAAATTGAGCTAAATATAAATATTTCTATTACTGGTATGTTAATGGATTACATTGAAAATCAAATATATTAA